One genomic window of Caenorhabditis elegans chromosome I includes the following:
- the Y52B11B.1 gene encoding uncharacterized protein (Partially confirmed by transcript evidence): protein MRYYFLILLIISTILITLTVTAPDRKSKNSEKSDDEELSNLQIQVNAPDGKGFVHSALPIEARAHGARLHGGQSKPSIGDDVLIPFDDPNFE, encoded by the exons ATGCGTTATTATTTCCTTATTCTCCTAATCATATCAACCATCCTTATCACTTTAACCGTAACCGCGCCAGacagaaaatccaaaaactcggaaaaatccGACGACGAAGAATTATCAAATCTTCAAATTCAAGTCAATGCTCCAGATGGAAAGGGTTTTGTGCATTCAGCG CTGCCAATTGAAGCCCGAGCTCACGGAGCCCGTTTGCACGGTGGACAATCGAAACCAAGTATTGGAGATGATGTACTAATTCCATTTGATgatccaaattttgaatag